In Archocentrus centrarchus isolate MPI-CPG fArcCen1 chromosome 16, fArcCen1, whole genome shotgun sequence, a single window of DNA contains:
- the LOC115794216 gene encoding glutathione hydrolase 5 proenzyme-like produces the protein MASQSIKDSRWIGVPGEIRGYAEAHRRYGKLPWATVFEPTIRLAREGFPIPYVQGLQIPRIANTSLRKLYSDENGNLLKIGDIVKFEKLADTLEMIAKQGPDVFYNGSIAEDLIHDIQQAGGTLTLQDLASYKVTVTDAWTVPLGEYQMYFPPPPAGGAILSLILNIMKGSCQTLTAELLLTYTLKSQNEACWIILF, from the exons ATGGCATCTCAGAGCATTAAAG ACAGCAGATGGATCGGGGTTCCTGGGGAAATTCGAGGTTATGCAGAGGCACACAGGCGTTACGGGAAGTTGCCGTGGGCCACCGTCTTTGAGCCGACCATCCGACTGGCCAGAGAGGGGTTCCCTATTCCTTATGTCCAAGGTCTACAGATCCCACGCATTGCTAATACGTCACTACG gAAGTTATATTCAGATGAGAACGGGAACCTGCTTAAAATCGGTGATATTGTGAAATTTGAGAAACTGGCTGATACTTTGGAGATGATTGCAAAGCAGGGGCCAGATGTGTTTTACAACGGAAGCATAGCAGAGGATTTAATCCATGACATACAGCAAGCAG GaggaacactcacactgcaGGACTTGGCATCATATAAAGTTACAGTGACTGATGCGTGGACTGTTCCTTTGGGAGAGTACCAGATGTActtccccccaccccctgcaGGAGGAGCCATCCTTAGCCTCATCCTCAACATCATGAAAGGTTCCTGTCAGACactgactgcagagctgctgctcacctaCACTTTGAAATCACAAAATGAGGCTTGTTggatcattttgttttga
- the LOC115794215 gene encoding glutathione hydrolase 5 proenzyme-like, with product MASQSIKDSRWIGVPGEIRGYAEAHRRYGKLPWATVFEPTIRLAREGFPIPYVQGLQIPRIANTSLRKLYSDENGNLLKIGDIVKFEKLADTLEMIAKQGPDVFYNGSIAEDLIHDIQQAGGTLTLQDLASYKVTVTDAWTVPLGEYQMYFPPPPAGGAILSLILNIMKGSCQTLTAELLLTYTLKSQNEACWIILF from the exons ATGGCATCTCAGAGCATTAAAG ACAGCAGATGGATCGGGGTTCCTGGGGAAATTCGAGGTTATGCAGAGGCACACAGGCGTTACGGGAAGTTGCCGTGGGCCACCGTCTTTGAGCCGACCATCCGACTGGCCAGAGAAGGGTTCCCTATTCCTTATGTCCAAGGTCTACAGATCCCACGCATTGCTAATACGTCACTACG gAAGTTATATTCAGATGAGAACGGGAACCTGCTTAAAATCGGTGATATTGTGAAATTTGAGAAACTGGCTGATACTTTGGAGATGATTGCAAAGCAGGGGCCAGATGTGTTTTACAACGGAAGCATAGCAGAGGATTTAATCCATGACATACAGCAAGCAG GaggaacactcacactgcaGGACTTGGCATCATATAAAGTTACAGTGACTGATGCGTGGACTGTTCCTTTGGGAGAGTACCAGATGTActtccccccaccccctgcaGGAGGAGCCATCCTTAGCCTCATCCTCAACATCATGAAAGGTTCCTGTCAGACactgactgcagagctgctgctcacctaCACTTTGAAATCACAAAATGAGGCTTGTTggatcattttgttttga